Genomic DNA from Cololabis saira isolate AMF1-May2022 chromosome 20, fColSai1.1, whole genome shotgun sequence:
aaccagtgctgtctctgtgctatgatgcatttctgaaccctgactgaaagcttcaaaacagatcatttctatacaaatggtcaaataactggcttgcaactacattttccagaattttagatacaaatggaaagttggaaattggtctatatttAGCTAAAATGTcggggtcaagagaaggtttttaaatcaaggtttaattactgtaaTTTTAAACACCTGTGGCACATATCATATGTTTAGGGATGAGTTGATCTGGTTCAGTATTGTTGTGTCAATAAGAGAAAAGTACATTTTTTAGTATACAAGTCGAGATGGGGTCTAACAGACACGTGGATGATTAAGGTCTATTGATACTGTAAATGATGTCAGCTCAGGGAGCTCTACAGAAACAAAGCACTGTAGAATCGTGTCAGAGCCTAATATAAGGAAGTCAGTAAAGCTAAAGAAATCCCCACAGCCACTACTGCGTGGGcatggttgatttcttctctaattctgagGATTTTACTGTTAAGATCAATAAAATCATCatattaaaattattttatgttaaacGTTACTAAAGACACTGTACAAGATGTGAACTGCAgttaataaaggaataaaattcAACTATTTCCTTCAAGAAAACACATGTCATAAAGATGACGACCTGTGCAGATATCATTGTTTTCAGATTGTCTTGTCTGATTTAACTTTAGACTATTCTGAAAGaaagacattttcttttttcagataATGTTACCACTATTAACATATACAGCTTAATTGATACAAATGATTCATCTGTTTGTAAATTGTTGTAAATAACAGTTTTAATTTTTATGTCTCTATAATCACATTCACATAAGACCCCGATTGAAATATATTTGGTATCACAACTTTATTTAACTGAAAAAGCTGCACATCGGAAATTTAAATAAAGACCAGTCAActagagcagagaggagaccaGTAGGCCTACGGTGAAACACAACACAGGAGCAAATAATGGACAGTGATGCAGTATCTGAATATAACCAGCGAAAGCTCTGAAAATAAGAATTTATTAACTTGCAACTGAATACACTCACATCCAGCATTTTAAGCATTTTTTATCTAAAATACTCTTATAGGACTAAATGGAGATTACTAAATTTACAAAGAGTAAATCTCATTTGAGCTGATTAATTCAATGTTTAATTTGATATGTGTTATTATGGGCTTAAAATATTTAGTCATGTGTAAATAGATAAAAAGAgataaaacaaaatgttttaatgtagaaacATTCTGCTTGAGACCGAAAAGACAATATAGGACCTTCAAATTTCACTAGTGCCAAACTTTAGCGCAAACTgaagtttttatctttttgctgcagaacaaaggtgAAGTACAAAGGGATTTATATCTACCTGGATATCAAACATTTATTCCTTTAACAGCTAAACAAGTTCAGCACTGCAGCCGTACACTGGAATAAACACAATCGCTGTTGGTGGTGCTCCTCTGTCTTCTGGATCTGTTGGCTTGGTTAAGATCTAAAGCAGCATATTGTGGACTAGCTGTGTCTTGATTGGgacactagaaaaaaaaaaaaataattaaagaagaaagatcagaaaatgaactttggcAATAATGCCTAATCAGCCTTTCAGCTTGGAATCTAAAAGGTCAAGTGTTACCCTTGTGCTTGCTGCGGGTGGAGCTGGAAACCTTTCCTCTGTTTGTGAAAAACAGAAAGAAGTCTGTTATTGAAAAGACATGTTGAAAGGACAGGGAGAGAAACAACTTTTACAGTCTTCATTTTTGTACCTGCAGATTGAATTATTTTGTTCATCTTGTATATTTGGAAAATAAGTACAACTACTAGGATGGAGGTGAACGTCAAGGTTCCAGTCAAGAAATACACCAGAAAAGAGTCACCTGCTGAGAGCCAGACAAAAGAAACCGAGATTTCAGCGTTTATATTGGTCTTTAGTCAAACTTTGGTTGTATATTTTTAATGACCAGAACTGGGGGTTCATTAGCATTGTTACTCACATGTGAAGTCCAATTTGGTCTGGTTTCCAAACAGTATGTGTCCACATGAAGCAACAGCACAGTAGTAGGTCCCAGCATGAGACACATTCAGGTCCTTCATCATCAGGTTGTACACacaggtgtgtgtttgcatgttagGTTTCCTTTCACACTGATCATTCCTGCCTCCATGGGTGTAAATGAGGGCTGGATGTGATTTTTCTGACTCTTTGAACCAGTAAACACTGTGTTCTCCTCCACAGCTACCAGTGTGTACTGTGCAGTTCAGAGACACTGAGTCTcctggctggatggtgtcagatgACGACTGATGGATCAACGACTGGATGTTTAAATCTGAATCCTTCACACTGAGTGTAGTACCCTCCGCAAAATCCACAACCAGTGGACCTCGAGCTGCACAGTAGTATGTACCAGAGTCTGAATGTTTCAGATCTGAAATTGTCAGGTGATAATTACGATTTTCTGTATCCAACGTGAAGCGGGAGTTGTTATTGAATTTTTCATAAAAAGTGATTCGCTTGGAATAAACATAGCAGGTCGATATTACTGTTGGTTTGTCTCCCAGTGATTGCATGAACCAGTAGAGCAATGATACATTGTCATGAAAACACCTTAAAGTCACACTATCTCCCACATGAGCAGATATAAAACTACCTTCTTGATTTACTGATGAGGATGATGTCAGATGAATTTTCTGAGCTGAAGGGAAATTGGGAAAAACAGCACAATCATTAAAAATTTACCAAAATTCAACACTGCTACGGTAGAAAGGAACAGGACATTTAATAAATCTCAAAACTTACCCATCGAAACTAACAAACATGTCAAACAGAAGGCAAATGGTGCAGATGTCATGTTTGATTCTCATGATGAATGAAAGGTAGCCTGAAGCGTTCTTCTCTCTTCAGACACAAGACTGTGTTTGATTGGCCCGTCTGAAGTGACACAGTCTCTCCTTCTTTGGTAACAAAGTTCAGAAACACCTACAAGTTTGGTTGTTGAAAAGATATGGGAGGTGAAAGAAAGATGAGGACCTTTGATGTCATTTAAATTAACATTCTTTTATAATTCAGGGTAACATTTTTCATTATGTTGATTTACATTTTAAACTATATCAATAGGGGAGTGTTATTACACACCATTTATCAAGAATGGCACACTGTTAATTTCATTTGTCAGAAAATTAGCACTGTAGAATATAAGAAACATTTTTCACCATGCCACTATTTAAACACAAATGAAGTCAAAAATCATAAGCCACGTGGGCAATATTAAGAATTATTCAACAGCATTAAAAAGGAGTAAATTGCTGCCATGTGCTTCCTGTCATCAGCCTTTGATGGACTGGCCATCAGTGTTGCTGGCACGGAGTGTTCAGGTATGAGTTGACACACTGCCAAGACAGaatcctgaaaaaaaaacaaaggctgcggttttattttcataaaatttGATGTTCAGCATTCTACTGTGGGAAACTTAATCCAACAGCAGAAAGCTTTCAAGACAGTTGCCAATTTTCCATGGAGATAACGTCCCATCACATATACCCAATGGTCAGACAATGCAATTCTAGTAACATGTTGGACCATACACCCCCTTTAAGCATGTTAATGTTGAAGTCCACGAGAGCATTTGAAGGAGACTGACCAAGCATGGTTTGTTTGGGGGGGATTGCCAGGAGATCAAAAGAATATCAAAGTACCACTGCTTATGAATATAACCAAAAGATTTCAGGAACAATTTCCAAACAGCTTTTTAGCAGAAACCTCTCATACCAACCTGTCAAACACAACAGTTGAAAGATGATGTTTTGGTGTGCCACAAAAACTTTAAACCAAAAACTCCATATTGTCACGATCATGTCCTGGCTGTGCTGCTACTGAGCTCTAGGTGGGGCTAACAGGCTTCGCAGAACCCTGAGGCGGAGCTTGGCTTGTTCCTGTTTGCGCACCTGCACGTTATCATTCAATCTTCTCAGCCACTACTAAAGACCAGCAGGCACAACCAGCCTCTGCTGGATTATTTAGCTAGTCTAGTGGTCGTCTTGGATCTTTCCAAGCATCTGTCTCAAATCTTTTCCCTGCGAGAGGTGAAATGAGTAGCCTCCAGATTGAGCTGCTTATATCCTCAACAAGCCCAATAAACAGGGTTGTTATTGTGACGTTTCCTCTAATCATTGGCTTGCACGTACTGTACATGTACACGCAAAAGTGCAACCCTAATAAGCGGCTCCCACTTTCTGTGACATCATCCGCATTTTCATATGCACGCACAAAGGGGGGACTATTATTACTACAGAGGGTGTAGACACAAGTGTTTGAGTATTTGGCTTCATCTCACACAGGTACAGTAGTTTCCTGCCTCCATGGGTGTAGATGAGACCTACTTAAGATTCTTCTTCGAACTAGTAACCACTGTGTTCTCCCTCAAAGATCTCATTGTGTACTGTGCAGTTCAGAGTAATTGAGCATTCTGGCTGGAATCTCTGATTTTTATCTTTCTGGAATGGCCAAAATGCTCACAGAAAAATATAGTGTATACAGTGTTTTTgctatggtgttccacagggttcagtgctagggtttATACTtccccttgggaagtataatccagaatcacggcatacaatttcattgctatgctgatgatacgcagctctatttgtctaagaagccagatgaaacagaaccattagcgaaacttcaggcatgtcttagggacatcaaggactggatgtctggaaattaaaattaaagattaaaaattccaataaagattttatttttggcccCAAACATTTTGGGAAGGGATTAGACTCTGCGAGCCTATTTACGTCACCACCTGGAAGATAATTTTGCAGCAGTGTATCGGGAGGGACGACTCTTTGAAGAGGAACAGTTGAGACATGAAGGGCTGCAAACTACCTGCTTCACAGTGGGTGAGTCCAGATGTACTAAGCCACCAAGTGAGTTTGACTGGAAAGAGTCCAACTGAGTCCACTGGAAAGATGATGTCAAAATTCAAATGAAAGATCTTCTAAAAGATGTTGCTAATGAGATTGAACCTCTCCTGCCACAGCAAAATTCAGCCAGTACAGCTCTTAATAAACAGAGGTTTAAGGCAAAGTGCTCTAATTACACTAACAGCTGGACCAGAGATGGAGAATCCATTTGCCATAGTTGTAAGGAAGCTGGACACATTGCAAGGTTCTGCCAAAACACATTACACCAACAGCAGCCTTTAAACTAACAAACCCTGTTGCTGAGGCTCAGGTGGTGGGGACAAGTTATATGTTAAATAAGCAGGGGGCCATCACATCCTTTGTGGGATAATGTCCTCTTATAGAAGTGTGTATGGGAGGAGTTAAAATGACTGGATTATTGGACACAGGCTCTCAGGTCACATTGGTGCAGCAGCAACTGATGGCTCTTCATTTTCCAGCTATGTACCAGACTGACACACTTTTGGTATTTGCCTTGAAGGCTGCAAATGGACTTGACATACCATATTCAGGTAACGCTGTAATGGATGTTGAAGTAGAAGGAGTGAAAATACCAGATACAGGAGTTGTGGCTGTGAAAAAATGAATGTTCCACACACCCTTTAATTATTGGGATGAATGTCATTAATGCATGTTGGAATTATGTTttatgaattatgaattatgaattatgaATCTGCTTATCTCCCTCAGAAGTTAAAATGCCACAGAGCATGGAAAGAGGAATTCATTGTTAGCCAACAGACATTTACCAACAAAGCTGATGCCTTTCTGGGCTATGTCCCTCCTGCTGATCGCAGAGGAGTTAGACTACTCCTGAATTGTGAAGTTATGGTCTGGTGCCACACATGCAAAGGCAAGGCTGCAGTGGAAAGTGTAGTGTTGGTAGAAGCGTTGGCTGATGCTTAAGGCTGGAGGGTAGCCATAACCTTGTCTGTTGCTAAAGGGAGAAGGTTTCCCATCAGGGTTTGTAATGCCAATGCATATCAAGTAACCATAGGTCGTTACCAGAAATTGGGCCGACTGTACCAGGTGAATGAGTCTGATGTTCAGGGGGACTGTGAACTGATATGTGGTCGAAGTGGTCGTGGTGGAAGCAACTGGGCCTTTGGAGCCTGGAATCTCAGCAGAAATGGGAGCTTAAAGCCCTACTTCAGAGATGGCAGAAGGTGTTTGCTGCAAATAAAGAGGATTGTGGAAGAACAGATTTGGTCCAACATCAAATTCACACAAGTGATGCACCACAGATTAAACAAAGACATTGCCCTTTACCACCACTGATGTATAAGGAGATTAACACACTCCTGACAGACATTTTGAAAAAGGGTGTTATCCGGGAAAGTAGTACTACCTGGGCCATTGTGTTGGTGAGGAAGAAGGATGGTAGCTGGCGGTTTTGTGTGGATTGCAGGAAACGTAATGCAGTAACTCATAAATATGCCGTTCCACTCCCTCCAATTGAACAGACAATTACATGCTTGACCAGAGCGGAGTGGTTCTCCACACCGGATCTTGCCAGTTAATATTGGCAGGTGGAAATGGATCCTAAAGATCGTGAGAAAACCACTCCGACAACCCCATTAGGCTTGTTTGAATTCAGTCATATGTCATTTAGGGTTTGCAATGCCCCTGCTACATTTCAGTGCTTGATGCAGAGGGGCTTAAGCAGCCACATCTCAGAATCTGTGTTGGTCTATTTGGATGATATAATAATCTACTCACCTGACTTTTCTACTCATCTACAGCAACAAGAGACTGTCTTGCAGAAGCTGAggcaacaattcaattcaattcaatccaattttatttatatagcgtccattacaacagaagttgtctctaggcgctttctagagacccagaacatgacccccgagcaattattatataaacaatggcaggttaaAACTGCCCAtactgggagaaaaaccttaagccaaacagtggcaaggaaaaactcccctttaggagggaagaaatcttgagcaggacctggctcataaggctCCTGCCTTAAATGCCCACTTGAGTGGAAGTTCTATCCATTGATAAAACATGGTGGTCCAGTGGTCTACATGTCAGGAAGCATTTGGACATCTAAAATGTGCTCTCATTGAACCCCCTGTTTTGGCTTATGCCGATTTCTCAAAACCATTTGTTGTTTACACTGACGCCAGTAACCAAGGCTTGGGTGCTGTGCTGGCCTGGGTACAAGATGGCAAAGAACATGTGATTGCATATGCCAGCAGGAGTCTACATCCTACAGAGCGG
This window encodes:
- the LOC133420451 gene encoding uncharacterized protein LOC133420451, with product MAQKIHLTSSSSVNQEGSFISAHVGDSVTLRCFHDNVSLLYWFMQSLGDKPTVISTCYVYSKRITFYEKFNNNSRFTLDTENRNYHLTISDLKHSDSGTYYCAARGPLVVDFAEGTTLSVKDSDLNIQSLIHQSSSDTIQPGDSVSLNCTVHTGSCGGEHSVYWFKESEKSHPALIYTHGGRNDQCERKPNMQTHTCVYNLMMKDLNVSHAGTYYCAVASCGHILFGNQTKLDFTSGDSFLVYFLTGTLTFTSILVVVLIFQIYKMNKIIQSAEERFPAPPAASTRCPNQDTASPQYAALDLNQANRSRRQRSTTNSDCVYSSVRLQC